A single window of Mycolicibacterium aurum DNA harbors:
- a CDS encoding N-acetylglutaminylglutamine amidotransferase, with amino-acid sequence MCGATGEIRLDGRTPDVRAVAAMAAVMVPRGPDAAGVWSQGRVALGHRRLKIIDLSEAGAQPMVDSELGLTVAWNGCIYNYEELRDELHGHGYRFFSHSDTEVLLKGYHHWGDRFVDHLKGMFAFAIVERDSGRVLLGRDRLGIKPLYLTETSDRIRFASSLPALLAGGDIDTRIDPVALHHYMTFHSVVPSPRTILRGVTKLPPATVMAIEPDGTTTTTTYWEPDFSRRDDRADWSDKDWEDAVLDSLRTAVERRLVADVPVGCLLSGGVDSSLIVGLLAEAGQHGLKTFSIGFESVNGVKGDEFKYSDIVAERFGTDHHQIRIDTARMLPALDGAIGAMSEPMVSHDCVAFFLLSQEVAKHVKVVQSGQGADEVFAGYHWYPPMGEPAAASLEGSVAGYRAAFFDRDPAGYADIVSPAYASAGDPSELFVTEHFARAGAQTGVDRALRLDTTVMLVDDPVKRVDNMTMAWGLEGRVPFLDHELVELAATCPPHLKTAYEGKGVLKQAARQVIPSEVIDRPKGYFPVPALTHLEGPYLDLVRDALYAPAAKERGLFRPEAVDRLLADPNGKLTPLRGNELWQIALLELWLQKHGINGPAA; translated from the coding sequence GTGTGTGGAGCCACCGGCGAGATACGTCTCGACGGAAGAACCCCAGATGTCCGCGCGGTCGCAGCGATGGCCGCAGTCATGGTCCCCCGCGGCCCTGATGCCGCGGGTGTGTGGTCCCAGGGCCGGGTGGCCCTCGGGCATCGCCGCCTGAAGATCATCGATCTCAGCGAAGCCGGCGCCCAGCCGATGGTCGACTCCGAACTCGGCTTGACCGTCGCCTGGAACGGCTGCATCTACAACTACGAAGAGCTGCGCGACGAACTGCACGGCCACGGCTATCGGTTCTTCTCCCACAGCGACACCGAAGTGCTGCTCAAGGGCTACCACCACTGGGGCGACCGCTTCGTCGACCACCTCAAGGGAATGTTCGCGTTCGCCATCGTCGAGCGCGACAGCGGACGCGTACTGCTGGGCCGCGACCGCCTCGGCATCAAACCGCTCTATCTCACCGAGACGTCCGACCGGATCAGGTTCGCGTCGTCACTGCCCGCCCTGCTGGCCGGTGGTGACATCGACACTCGTATCGACCCCGTGGCGTTGCACCACTACATGACGTTCCACTCGGTGGTGCCGTCTCCGCGCACCATCCTGCGCGGCGTGACCAAGCTGCCCCCCGCCACCGTGATGGCCATCGAGCCCGACGGCACGACCACCACGACCACCTACTGGGAGCCGGACTTCTCCCGCCGCGACGACCGTGCCGACTGGTCCGACAAGGATTGGGAGGACGCGGTTCTCGATTCGCTGCGGACCGCAGTCGAGCGGCGCCTGGTCGCCGACGTGCCCGTGGGGTGCCTGCTGTCCGGAGGTGTCGACTCGAGTCTGATCGTCGGGCTGCTGGCCGAGGCGGGTCAGCACGGACTCAAGACGTTCTCGATCGGCTTCGAGTCGGTCAACGGCGTCAAGGGCGACGAGTTCAAGTACTCCGACATCGTCGCCGAGCGCTTCGGTACCGATCATCATCAGATCCGCATCGACACCGCGCGGATGTTGCCTGCCCTCGACGGTGCGATCGGTGCGATGAGCGAGCCGATGGTCAGCCACGACTGCGTGGCCTTCTTCCTGCTCAGCCAGGAGGTCGCCAAGCACGTCAAGGTGGTGCAGTCCGGGCAGGGCGCCGACGAGGTGTTCGCCGGCTACCACTGGTATCCCCCGATGGGCGAACCCGCGGCCGCCTCGCTCGAAGGTTCGGTGGCCGGCTACCGGGCGGCGTTCTTCGACCGGGACCCGGCGGGTTACGCCGACATCGTCTCGCCGGCGTACGCCTCCGCCGGCGATCCGAGCGAGCTCTTCGTCACCGAACATTTCGCCCGAGCGGGTGCGCAGACCGGCGTGGACCGGGCGCTGCGCCTGGACACCACCGTGATGCTGGTCGACGACCCGGTCAAGCGGGTGGACAACATGACGATGGCATGGGGGCTGGAAGGCCGGGTGCCGTTCCTCGACCACGAGCTCGTCGAGCTGGCCGCCACCTGCCCCCCACACCTCAAGACCGCCTACGAGGGTAAGGGCGTGCTCAAACAGGCTGCCCGCCAAGTGATCCCATCTGAGGTGATCGACCGGCCCAAGGGGTACTTCCCGGTGCCCGCGCTCACCCACCTGGAGGGGCCCTACCTCGACCTGGTGCGCGATGCGCTGTACGCCCCAGCGGCCAAGGAGCGCGGACTGTTCCGGCCGGAGGCGGTGGACCGGTTGCTCGCCGACCCCA